One window from the genome of Cervus elaphus chromosome 8, mCerEla1.1, whole genome shotgun sequence encodes:
- the C8H2orf69 gene encoding UPF0565 protein C2orf69 homolog: MWGFRLLRSPPLLLLLPQLGIGIAASSCHAGTMNLGSNSSSGAPCSPSAEPRRQQCVQLSTVPGADPQRCNELLLLAAAAATAGEGPGRRDLSGDPAKEEVQPPPQHHVVYFPGDVQNYHEIMTRHPENYQWENWSLENVATILAHRFPNSYIWVIKCSRMHLHKFSCYDNFVKSNMFGAPEHSTDFGAFKHLYTLLVNAFNLSQKSLLSKKNVKDLNKDSKASNCRSTSSHTTNGCQGEKDRTCEKFDESAMSFYPPSLNGASFTLIGFSKGCVVLNQLLFELKEAKKDKNIDAFIKNIKTMYWLDGGHSGGSNTWITYPEVLKEFAQTGIIVHTHVTPYQVHDPMRSWIGKEHKKFVQILGDFGMQVTSQIHFANDAPSIENHFRVHEVF; the protein is encoded by the exons ATGTGGGGGTTCAGGCTCCTGCGGTCGCCGCCGCTACTTCTTCTGCTGCCGCAGCTCGGAATCGGAATCGCCGCGTCCAGCTGTCACGCCGGAACCATGAACCtgggcagcaacagcagcagcggCGCGCCCTGCTCCCCCTCGGCCGAGCCGCGCCGGCAGCAGTGCGTGCAGCTGTCCACGGTGCCGGGAGCCGACCCTCAGCGCTGCAACGAGCTGCTCCtgctggcggcggcggcggcgacggccGGGGAGGGACCAGGACGGCGGGACCTCTCTGGGGACCCGGCGAAGGAGGAGGTGCAACCGCCGCCCCAGCATCACGTTGTCTATTTCCCCGGGGATGTGCAG AATTACCATGAAATTATGACTCGTCATCCTGAGAATTATCAGTGGGAAAACTGGAGTCTAGAAAATGTTGCCACCATCTTAGCCCACCGGTTCCCCAATAGTTATATTTGGGTGATAAAGTGTTCCCGAATGCATTTGCACAAATTCAGCTGCTATGACAATTTTGTGAAAAGCAATATGTTTGGTGCTCCAGAACACAGTACTGACTTTGGAGCTTTTAAGCACCTTTATACGTTATTAGTTAATGCTTTTAACTTAAGTCAGAAGAGTTTGCTATCAAAGAAGAATGTGAAAGATTTGAATAAGGACTCCAAAGCGTCTAATTGTCGATCCACCTCTTCTCATACTACTAATGGTTGCCAGGGAGAAAAAGACAGGACCTGTGAAAAATTTGATGAGTCTGCTATGAGTTTTTATCCACCATCATTAAATGGCGCTTCTTTTACTTTGATTGGATTCAGTAAAGGTTGTGTTGTTTTGAATCAGTTGCTTTTTGAATTGAAAGAAGCCAAGAAAGACAAGAACATCGATGCTtttatcaaaaacataaaaacaatgtACTGGTTGGATGGTGGTCATTCTGGAGGAAGCAACACTTGGATTACTTATCCAGAAGTCTTGAAAGAATTTGCACAAACAGGAATAATTGTTCACACCCATGTAACACCTTACCAAGTACATGATCCAATGAGATCTTGGATTGGAAAGGAGCACAAGAAATTTGTTCAGATACTTGGAGATTTTGGTATGCAGGTGACTAGCCAAATTCATTTTGCAAACGATGCTCCTTCCATAGAGAATCACTTCAGGGTTCATGAAGTATTTTAG